One window of Thalassovita mediterranea genomic DNA carries:
- a CDS encoding trehalose-6-phosphate synthase encodes MGRLIAISNRTAADPSARAGGLAVAVWESLTSTGGMWFGWSGNIVKGEPGPPEHITDEGVDFIVTDFTEAEHDGFYLQYANRVIWPVFHYRVDLAHFGDTDFDAYEKVNKRIADMVVPHLEKGDSVWVHDYHFLLMGDYLRKGGWDGPIGFFLHIPFPSPEVFRALPEHEQIARAMCAFDVLGFQSENDRSNFVQFLVRSCDGVDEGDGWISVFGRRIRANAYPIGIEAESFAKLATGQRAKTAASRIGKFLGGRKLVLGVDRMDYSKGLPQRFEAVGKMFDNFPSTRGRVSFTQIAPPSRSKVEEYQDLRVQLDELAGRINGDYGDLDWIPLRYLARSYDRKELAGLYRIASVCLVTPLRDGMNLVAKEFVMAQDPDDPGVLILSQFAGAAEQLSDTLIVNPHDRYHVAETIYKALEMPLEERQERWEKLRRTVVEQDISWWRQKFLDDLDVDTC; translated from the coding sequence ATGGGCCGACTGATTGCCATCTCGAACCGCACCGCCGCTGATCCGAGTGCCCGCGCAGGCGGCCTTGCCGTCGCGGTCTGGGAGTCGCTGACATCGACAGGCGGCATGTGGTTCGGCTGGTCAGGGAATATCGTCAAAGGTGAGCCGGGCCCGCCCGAGCACATCACCGATGAAGGCGTCGACTTCATCGTCACCGACTTTACGGAGGCCGAGCATGACGGCTTCTATCTGCAATATGCCAACCGGGTCATCTGGCCGGTCTTCCATTACCGGGTGGACCTTGCCCATTTCGGCGACACCGATTTCGACGCCTACGAGAAGGTAAACAAGCGCATTGCCGACATGGTCGTGCCGCACCTTGAAAAGGGCGACAGCGTATGGGTGCATGACTACCATTTCCTGCTGATGGGCGACTATCTGAGGAAGGGCGGATGGGACGGCCCAATCGGCTTTTTCCTCCACATCCCCTTCCCCTCGCCTGAAGTCTTCCGCGCCCTGCCAGAGCATGAGCAGATTGCCCGCGCCATGTGTGCCTTCGATGTGCTCGGCTTCCAGTCAGAGAATGACAGGTCAAACTTCGTGCAATTCCTCGTGCGTTCCTGCGACGGGGTCGATGAAGGGGATGGCTGGATCAGTGTCTTCGGCAGGCGGATCAGGGCAAACGCCTATCCGATCGGGATCGAGGCAGAGAGCTTCGCGAAACTGGCAACCGGCCAACGCGCCAAGACGGCGGCCTCTCGCATCGGGAAATTCCTTGGTGGGCGAAAACTCGTCCTCGGTGTGGACCGGATGGACTATTCCAAGGGCCTGCCCCAGCGCTTCGAGGCGGTCGGCAAGATGTTCGACAACTTCCCGTCGACGCGCGGTCGGGTGTCCTTCACGCAGATCGCGCCGCCATCCCGCTCCAAGGTGGAAGAATATCAGGACCTCCGCGTCCAGCTCGATGAACTGGCGGGCCGCATCAATGGCGATTATGGCGACCTCGACTGGATTCCGCTTCGCTATCTCGCGCGCTCTTATGACCGGAAAGAGCTCGCCGGGCTGTACAGGATCGCATCGGTCTGCCTCGTCACGCCGCTGCGGGACGGGATGAACCTCGTCGCCAAGGAGTTCGTCATGGCGCAGGACCCCGATGACCCCGGCGTCCTGATCCTGTCGCAGTTTGCAGGCGCCGCCGAGCAGCTATCCGACACGTTGATCGTCAATCCGCATGACCGCTACCATGTCGCCGAGACGATCTACAAAGCACTCGAAATGCCGCTTGAAGAGCGACAGGAACGCTGGGAAAAACTGCGCCGGACCGTTGTCGAGCAGGACATTTCCTGGTGGCGGCAGAAATTCCTCGATGATCTGGACGTCGATACTTGTTGA
- a CDS encoding glycoside hydrolase family 15 protein, whose amino-acid sequence MSNLELGIIGNGTVAGLINEHGECVWMCLPRLDGEPVFNSLLGGRGKFAITLQGHCKSTQRYRRNTAVIETELKAEDGSAIRITDCCPRFMDKGRMFRPASMVRRITPLRGMPRIRVDLFAQSQRGDYNMVTRRGVNHIKFLDENAGFRITTDAPVSYVMDGRDFVLDRELSFLMGPDESLSDRVGVIALEWLERTVDQWMSWSRRLATPPDWQEAVIRAAITLKLCVYEETGGIVAALTTSIPEHAGSERNWDYRFCWLRDAYFTVTALNRLSAVGTLEYYLAYLRNTVAHTKGGHIQPVYGIALEHDLTEGFANALPGYRGMGPVRFGNQAAEHIQHDVYGHVVLGASQAFFDDRLHAKAGALEFEHFEGVGERAYAVWNTPDAGIWEFRGKAHIHTSSAIMCWAACDRLARIATCLGKPDRANYWNAKADEMRAGILDLAWNEKRQAFTGAFGEDALDASVLLMAEIGFIDAMDERFIKTVERIDEELRDGYHVYRYRVEDDFGLPQTAFTACTFWHIDALSRIGRIEEARAMFEDVLAHRTRLGLLSEDIDTSTGELWGNFPQTYSMVGIINAANRLSRDWDEVV is encoded by the coding sequence ATGAGCAATCTCGAACTCGGTATTATCGGCAACGGCACGGTCGCGGGCCTCATCAATGAGCATGGCGAATGCGTCTGGATGTGCCTGCCGCGTCTGGATGGTGAGCCTGTCTTCAACAGCCTGCTTGGCGGACGCGGAAAGTTCGCAATCACGCTGCAGGGCCATTGCAAGAGCACGCAGCGCTATCGCCGCAACACCGCCGTCATAGAGACTGAGCTGAAAGCCGAAGACGGCTCTGCCATCCGCATTACAGACTGTTGTCCGCGCTTCATGGACAAGGGCCGCATGTTCCGGCCTGCCTCCATGGTGCGCCGGATCACGCCGCTGCGGGGCATGCCGCGCATCCGGGTGGACCTGTTCGCGCAAAGCCAGCGCGGCGATTACAACATGGTTACCCGCCGGGGCGTGAACCACATCAAGTTCCTGGATGAGAATGCAGGCTTCCGCATCACGACGGATGCGCCCGTCTCCTATGTCATGGATGGGCGGGACTTCGTCCTCGACCGTGAGCTGAGCTTCCTTATGGGCCCTGATGAGAGCCTGTCCGACCGAGTGGGCGTCATCGCGCTGGAATGGCTGGAGCGCACCGTTGATCAGTGGATGAGCTGGTCGCGCCGTCTCGCGACGCCGCCAGACTGGCAGGAGGCGGTGATCCGCGCGGCCATCACGTTGAAGCTCTGCGTCTATGAAGAGACAGGCGGCATCGTCGCGGCACTGACGACCTCCATTCCCGAACATGCAGGCTCTGAGCGCAATTGGGACTATCGCTTCTGTTGGCTGCGGGACGCTTATTTCACGGTCACAGCGCTCAACCGCCTCTCAGCCGTTGGGACGCTGGAATATTATCTCGCCTATCTCCGTAACACCGTCGCACATACCAAGGGCGGGCATATCCAGCCGGTCTATGGCATCGCGCTGGAGCACGACCTGACCGAAGGCTTTGCCAATGCCCTGCCCGGCTATCGCGGCATGGGCCCGGTACGCTTTGGCAATCAGGCGGCCGAACACATCCAGCATGACGTCTATGGCCATGTCGTCCTTGGCGCGAGCCAGGCCTTCTTCGATGACCGCCTTCACGCCAAGGCGGGCGCGCTGGAGTTTGAGCATTTCGAAGGTGTGGGTGAGCGCGCCTATGCCGTCTGGAATACGCCGGATGCCGGCATCTGGGAGTTTCGCGGCAAGGCGCATATCCACACCTCGTCGGCCATCATGTGCTGGGCGGCCTGCGACCGGCTGGCCCGGATCGCCACATGCCTCGGAAAGCCTGACCGCGCCAATTACTGGAACGCAAAGGCCGACGAGATGCGCGCTGGCATTCTCGACCTTGCCTGGAACGAAAAGCGCCAGGCCTTCACCGGCGCCTTCGGTGAGGACGCCCTCGATGCATCCGTCCTGCTCATGGCGGAGATCGGCTTTATCGATGCCATGGATGAGCGCTTCATCAAGACGGTGGAGCGGATCGATGAGGAGCTTCGCGACGGCTATCACGTCTATCGCTACCGCGTGGAAGACGATTTCGGCCTGCCGCAAACCGCCTTCACGGCGTGTACCTTCTGGCACATTGATGCCCTCTCGCGCATTGGCCGGATCGAGGAAGCGCGCGCCATGTTTGAGGACGTCCTTGCCCATCGCACGCGCCTCGGCCTGCTCTCAGAAGACATCGACACATCTACCGGTGAACTCTGGGGCAATTTCCCGCAGACTTATTCCATGGTCGGCATTATCAATGCTGCAAACAGGCTGAGCCGCGACTGGGATGAGGTTGTCTGA
- a CDS encoding S9 family peptidase, with translation MRTRPFSSLLIAASLLAAPAIAQTPTNSQDPMASKELTIERLYASPSLSGPAPTGVKYSPDGSRVTFLKAREDDSSRYDLWQFDVETGAQSMLVDSTLLEPEEVELSEEEKALRERRRIAGRKGIVDYDWGTADTILVPLGGDLHLVTLGADGAQTRQLTETEAFEYDARVSPSGNYVSFVRDGAVVVIELASGEERQITPDAEPDNAISYGVAEFVAQEEMSRYTGYWWSPDERHIAFTKVDESTVDIIERFDIKAEETTVIDQRYPRAGTPNALVELFVHDLKSGEDARLIRVGPDTYLARVNWAGSSLWFQTVNRDQTEIRYNRTDGKPWRVWSPLKETQGNWVNLSNDFVGLDEGILLTTEETGYRHLAISPDGSNASELRFLTSGDWAVDSLKSVDRDNGIVYFTGYADTPLEQHLYSVPLSGGEPQRITEAGKSWSVSMAPDAQSFVGTSSAPNQPPQTGLYTAGGELIAWVEENALNADHPYAPYLNTHAEPEFGTLEAEDGQTLYYSILKPADFDASKTYPAIVEVYGGPHAQTVDRDWESLSDQYLARQGFIVFRLDNRGMANRGKAFEDVIYRQTGGPEVRDQLKGVEWLKSQPFVDADRVAIQGWSYGGYMTLMTILQAPEGTFAAAVAGAPVTDWSLYDTFYTERYMDTPQDNADGYDKSSVFYHLERLEAELPPLLLVHGMADDNVTFDNTTRLMAEMQEKGLLFELMTYPGQRHGIRGQALQTHLMKTRMAFLNRQLKE, from the coding sequence ATGAGAACACGTCCCTTTTCGTCCTTGCTGATCGCGGCGAGCCTTCTTGCCGCTCCAGCGATCGCCCAGACCCCAACCAACTCACAGGATCCCATGGCCTCAAAAGAGCTGACGATCGAACGTCTCTATGCCTCGCCTTCGCTGAGCGGGCCTGCGCCTACCGGCGTTAAATACTCCCCTGATGGTAGCCGCGTGACCTTCCTCAAGGCGCGCGAGGATGATTCCAGCCGCTATGACCTCTGGCAGTTCGATGTGGAGACGGGCGCCCAGTCCATGCTGGTCGACTCGACCCTGCTGGAGCCTGAAGAGGTGGAGCTGTCGGAAGAAGAAAAGGCGCTGCGGGAGCGCCGGCGGATCGCGGGCCGCAAGGGTATCGTGGATTATGACTGGGGCACGGCCGATACGATCCTCGTACCGCTCGGCGGGGACCTTCACCTGGTAACGCTTGGGGCTGACGGCGCGCAGACGCGCCAGCTGACTGAGACAGAAGCCTTTGAATATGATGCCCGCGTCTCCCCGAGCGGCAATTATGTGAGCTTCGTTCGGGACGGCGCTGTGGTCGTGATCGAGCTGGCGAGCGGCGAAGAGCGCCAGATCACGCCAGACGCCGAGCCTGACAATGCGATCTCCTATGGCGTGGCCGAGTTCGTCGCGCAGGAAGAGATGAGCCGTTATACAGGCTACTGGTGGAGCCCGGATGAGCGCCACATCGCCTTCACCAAGGTCGATGAAAGCACGGTCGACATCATCGAACGCTTCGACATCAAGGCCGAGGAAACCACGGTCATCGACCAGCGCTATCCGCGCGCCGGCACGCCGAATGCGCTTGTCGAGCTTTTTGTCCATGATTTGAAAAGTGGCGAGGATGCCCGCTTGATCCGTGTCGGGCCGGACACGTATCTCGCGCGGGTGAACTGGGCAGGCAGCAGCCTCTGGTTCCAGACCGTGAACCGCGACCAGACAGAGATCCGCTATAACCGCACTGACGGAAAGCCCTGGCGGGTCTGGTCCCCGCTGAAAGAAACGCAGGGCAACTGGGTCAATCTTTCCAACGACTTTGTCGGCCTCGATGAAGGCATCCTGCTGACCACCGAGGAGACCGGCTACCGTCATCTCGCCATATCACCAGATGGCAGCAATGCGAGCGAGCTGCGCTTCCTGACCAGTGGTGACTGGGCTGTCGATAGCCTCAAGAGCGTCGACCGGGACAATGGCATCGTCTACTTCACCGGCTATGCCGACACGCCGCTGGAACAGCACCTCTATTCGGTGCCGCTGAGCGGCGGCGAGCCTCAGCGCATCACCGAAGCGGGCAAGTCATGGTCCGTCAGCATGGCGCCCGACGCGCAGTCCTTTGTCGGGACGTCTTCGGCCCCGAACCAGCCGCCGCAGACAGGTCTCTACACGGCTGGCGGTGAGCTCATCGCATGGGTCGAGGAAAACGCGCTCAATGCGGACCACCCATACGCCCCTTATCTCAACACTCATGCCGAGCCTGAGTTTGGCACGCTGGAGGCCGAGGATGGCCAGACGCTTTACTACTCCATCCTGAAGCCCGCTGATTTCGACGCGTCGAAGACCTATCCGGCCATCGTTGAAGTCTATGGCGGCCCGCATGCGCAGACGGTGGACCGCGACTGGGAGAGCCTGTCTGACCAGTATCTTGCGCGGCAGGGCTTCATCGTCTTCCGCCTCGACAATCGCGGCATGGCGAACCGGGGCAAGGCGTTTGAGGATGTCATCTATCGCCAGACAGGCGGGCCGGAAGTGCGCGACCAACTGAAAGGCGTGGAATGGCTGAAATCCCAGCCCTTCGTCGATGCTGACCGGGTTGCCATCCAGGGCTGGTCCTATGGAGGTTACATGACCCTGATGACGATCCTGCAGGCACCGGAAGGCACGTTTGCCGCTGCCGTCGCGGGCGCGCCCGTCACCGACTGGTCGCTCTATGATACCTTCTACACAGAGCGCTATATGGACACGCCGCAAGACAACGCAGACGGCTATGACAAGTCATCTGTCTTCTATCATCTTGAGCGTCTGGAAGCCGAGCTGCCGCCACTCCTCCTCGTCCACGGCATGGCCGACGACAATGTCACTTTCGACAATACGACAAGGCTGATGGCGGAGATGCAGGAGAAAGGCCTTCTGTTCGAGCTGATGACCTATCCCGGCCAGCGCCACGGCATCCGCGGCCAGGCCCTGCAGACCCATCTGATGAAGACCCGCATGGCGTTCCTGAACAGGCAGCTCAAGGAATAG
- a CDS encoding GAF domain-containing protein produces the protein MDRAERYAELKLEIESLVAGETYVPARYASAACLLAEAFRPRFFWTGFYVVDPQKPEELVVGPYQGTLGCLRIPFGKGVCGACAASGETQLVPDVHAFPGHIACDSRSNSEIVVPVFDADGKLAAVLDVDSTEFDAFDEVDREGLEAICKVLLTA, from the coding sequence ATGGACCGCGCCGAACGCTACGCAGAGCTGAAACTCGAAATCGAAAGCCTTGTCGCGGGCGAGACTTATGTGCCGGCCCGCTATGCGTCTGCGGCCTGTCTTCTGGCGGAAGCCTTCCGGCCGCGGTTCTTCTGGACGGGCTTCTACGTGGTCGATCCGCAAAAACCTGAAGAGCTTGTCGTTGGCCCGTATCAGGGCACGCTGGGCTGTCTGCGTATCCCGTTCGGAAAGGGTGTCTGCGGCGCGTGCGCGGCGAGCGGCGAAACCCAGCTCGTGCCCGACGTCCACGCCTTCCCGGGCCACATCGCTTGCGATTCCCGCTCCAACTCAGAGATCGTCGTTCCGGTCTTTGACGCTGACGGGAAGCTCGCCGCCGTGCTCGATGTCGACTCCACCGAATTCGACGCCTTCGACGAGGTCGACCGCGAAGGCCTCGAGGCGATCTGCAAGGTCCTGCTGACCGCTTGA
- the otsB gene encoding trehalose-phosphatase, which translates to MNKPADLPDLDHRHALFLDFDGTLAPLQNDASTVKLPYGIAEELTRLKETLGGALIIISGRDVRDLSSRVPNTLWRAGTHGLEICAPGESPEDARSAAPATLTALAETAIAGLDGVHAETKGEVIAFHYRLNPEAAPTLQARLEAGLASIDGYKLQAGKMIFEAKPAGANKGKAVEKLLVLAALEDRIPIMVGDDTTDEDAFDVVNRLGGVSIKVGRGETRATYRLESPEAVADWIKRQGRT; encoded by the coding sequence ATGAATAAGCCTGCAGACCTGCCAGATCTCGACCATCGGCACGCCCTCTTTCTTGATTTCGACGGCACGCTCGCCCCGCTTCAGAACGATGCGTCGACGGTGAAGCTGCCGTATGGGATCGCTGAAGAACTGACCCGGCTGAAGGAAACGCTTGGCGGCGCGCTGATCATCATCAGCGGGCGTGACGTGCGCGACCTCTCCTCCCGCGTGCCGAACACGCTGTGGCGCGCGGGCACGCACGGACTTGAGATCTGCGCGCCGGGCGAGAGCCCCGAAGACGCGCGCTCTGCCGCCCCGGCCACGCTGACGGCGCTTGCCGAGACAGCGATCGCGGGGCTGGACGGTGTGCACGCAGAGACAAAGGGCGAGGTGATCGCTTTCCACTACCGCCTGAACCCCGAAGCTGCCCCGACATTGCAGGCGCGGCTGGAGGCAGGGCTCGCCAGCATTGACGGCTACAAGCTGCAGGCGGGCAAGATGATCTTTGAGGCAAAGCCTGCCGGCGCGAACAAGGGCAAGGCCGTCGAAAAGCTTCTGGTGCTGGCCGCGCTGGAGGACCGTATCCCCATCATGGTCGGCGACGACACGACCGACGAGGACGCGTTCGACGTGGTCAATCGGCTCGGTGGGGTGTCGATAAAAGTGGGCAGGGGCGAAACACGCGCCACTTACCGGCTGGAAAGCCCGGAAGCGGTGGCAGACTGGATCAAGCGTCAGGGGCGCACATGA
- a CDS encoding DUF1330 domain-containing protein, producing MPAVQPNTEQMTRFAKDAHDGPIVMINLLKFKDKAEYPADAPEAKEGLTGEEAYNRYGAGLVELGNDPEIGVKPIYAGSSHGYLIGGGEEWDRVLVVHYPSRQHMLRMMRDPRYQKAHRHREAGLKYQELIETHPMG from the coding sequence ATGCCAGCCGTCCAGCCGAACACAGAACAGATGACCCGCTTCGCAAAGGATGCGCATGACGGGCCAATCGTCATGATCAATCTGCTGAAATTCAAGGACAAGGCCGAGTATCCGGCCGACGCGCCGGAGGCCAAGGAAGGCCTGACCGGCGAGGAAGCCTATAATCGCTATGGCGCAGGCCTCGTTGAACTCGGCAATGACCCGGAGATCGGCGTGAAGCCCATCTATGCGGGCAGCAGCCATGGCTATCTCATCGGCGGCGGAGAGGAATGGGACCGTGTTCTGGTCGTGCATTATCCCTCGCGCCAGCACATGCTGCGCATGATGCGCGACCCGCGCTATCAGAAGGCCCACCGCCACCGCGAGGCGGGCCTGAAGTATCAGGAACTGATCGAAACACACCCAATGGGCTAA
- a CDS encoding glutathione S-transferase family protein codes for MADVYKVHGALGSPYSMKVRAAMRAKGLPHVWVPMTADIRGDVLSQVKAPVIPVIKTPDGQWTNDSTPFLLALEDEGRALLPPDPVQRFACLLLEDMADEWTMKAMFHYRWHYAEDAEWCANWLMYDSLPLAGRDQVEQAAATIRERQISRMALVGCTPETKPVIEGSFRRVTQHLEEVALGETLFLFGNRPSLADLAFYGQVKVMSVDPTPMAFLRKERPYFYRWLDMVDDASGIDGEWTDEPSAPAKALLAVAGDTYLPFLSANEEALKAGHETFSLELDGKPYTQGVFKYQLRCLMALREAWKDLPEEAREKLAAMIGENAVILGA; via the coding sequence ATGGCAGACGTCTATAAGGTCCACGGCGCGCTCGGTTCGCCCTATTCGATGAAAGTGCGCGCGGCGATGCGCGCCAAGGGCCTGCCGCATGTCTGGGTGCCGATGACGGCAGACATTCGCGGCGACGTGTTGAGCCAGGTGAAGGCGCCGGTCATCCCGGTGATCAAAACGCCGGATGGCCAGTGGACAAACGACTCGACGCCCTTCCTGCTGGCGCTGGAGGATGAAGGCCGCGCGCTGTTGCCGCCAGACCCCGTCCAGCGTTTTGCCTGCCTGCTGCTTGAAGACATGGCCGACGAATGGACCATGAAAGCGATGTTCCATTATCGCTGGCACTATGCTGAAGACGCTGAGTGGTGCGCCAACTGGCTGATGTATGACAGCCTTCCGCTGGCGGGGCGTGATCAGGTCGAGCAGGCCGCAGCAACTATCCGCGAGCGCCAGATCTCTCGCATGGCGCTGGTCGGCTGCACACCGGAGACAAAGCCCGTCATCGAAGGCTCTTTCAGACGCGTGACCCAACATCTGGAAGAGGTCGCGCTGGGTGAGACGCTGTTCCTGTTTGGCAACCGGCCTTCACTCGCCGATCTTGCCTTCTATGGGCAGGTGAAAGTGATGAGCGTCGACCCGACGCCGATGGCCTTCCTGCGCAAGGAGCGGCCCTATTTCTATCGCTGGCTCGACATGGTCGATGACGCATCCGGCATAGATGGCGAGTGGACGGACGAGCCATCGGCCCCGGCAAAGGCACTGCTCGCGGTCGCGGGCGACACGTATCTGCCCTTTCTCAGCGCCAATGAGGAAGCGCTGAAAGCCGGACATGAGACGTTCAGCCTGGAGCTGGATGGCAAGCCCTACACGCAGGGTGTGTTCAAGTACCAGCTGCGCTGCCTGATGGCGCTGCGCGAGGCGTGGAAGGATTTACCGGAAGAGGCGCGGGAGAAACTGGCCGCCATGATTGGCGAGAATGCTGTTATTCTCGGGGCCTGA
- a CDS encoding MoxR family ATPase translates to MSNETVQGLAGRIRSEVSKAVIGQADTVDLMLTALFSAGHILLEGPPGTAKTLLTQCFATAIDLDFGRIQFTPDLMPGDVLGTNLFNFQTNEFSLTKGPIFTDILLADEINRTPPKTQAALLEAMQERKVTIDGKAHTLNDRFMVIATQNPIEQQGTYPLPEAQLDRFLFKHVLDYPTRDEELAIVTGHGNRTGMRTAAAFGVSAVVTAAELNEAVASVANVKVKEDIAGYIVDIVRATRETPALETGASPRAAAAIAAASRARAALDGRDFVIPDDVKTLARPALRHRVILSPAAEIEGRSTDETLAALIDQTPAPR, encoded by the coding sequence ATGAGCAATGAGACAGTTCAGGGCCTCGCCGGCCGGATCAGGTCTGAGGTCTCCAAGGCCGTGATCGGCCAGGCCGATACGGTCGACCTCATGCTGACGGCGCTTTTCTCGGCAGGCCATATCCTGCTCGAAGGCCCGCCGGGCACCGCGAAGACGCTGCTGACACAGTGCTTTGCCACTGCCATCGATCTCGACTTCGGACGTATCCAGTTCACCCCGGACCTGATGCCGGGCGATGTACTGGGCACGAACCTCTTCAACTTCCAGACCAATGAATTCTCACTCACCAAGGGGCCGATCTTCACCGACATCCTGCTTGCCGACGAAATCAACCGGACGCCGCCTAAGACGCAGGCCGCCCTGCTCGAAGCCATGCAGGAGCGGAAAGTCACAATCGATGGCAAGGCGCACACGCTGAATGACCGCTTCATGGTCATCGCAACGCAGAACCCGATCGAGCAGCAGGGCACCTACCCCCTGCCTGAAGCCCAGCTCGACCGCTTCCTGTTCAAGCATGTGCTGGACTATCCGACCCGCGACGAAGAGCTTGCCATCGTCACGGGCCATGGCAACCGCACCGGCATGCGCACGGCGGCGGCCTTCGGGGTATCTGCTGTCGTCACCGCGGCTGAGCTGAATGAGGCCGTGGCCAGCGTCGCCAATGTGAAGGTGAAGGAGGATATCGCGGGCTATATCGTCGATATCGTGCGTGCGACGCGGGAGACGCCAGCGCTTGAAACAGGCGCCAGCCCACGGGCCGCTGCGGCCATCGCGGCCGCTTCAAGAGCACGCGCCGCGCTCGACGGGCGGGACTTTGTCATCCCAGACGATGTGAAGACACTGGCACGCCCAGCGCTGCGCCACCGCGTTATCCTTTCGCCGGCTGCGGAGATTGAAGGTCGCAGCACGGACGAGACGCTCGCGGCCCTGATCGACCAGACGCCTGCGCCGCGATGA
- the ettA gene encoding energy-dependent translational throttle protein EttA: MAGQQYVFNMQGLTKTYPGGKKVFENIHLSFLPDAKIGVVGVNGAGKSTLLRIMAGQDTEFNGEANPAPGTKVGYLPQEPKLDESKTVFENIASQCPEKQIFDKFNEISMKLGEEYTDELMEEMTALQEQVDQADAWDIDSKIEMAMVALGCPEGDAPVTNLSGGEVRRVAICQLLLSKPDMILMDEPTNHLDAETVAWLQNYLINFPGCVILVTHDRYFLDEITDWILELDRGRGVPYKGNYSDWVEQKAKRMEQEAREDAGKKRTLAKELEWVRAGAKARQAKSKARISAYEQRASEAEREKVSTAQIRIPPGPRLGNIVIEAEDLRKAFGNNLLIDDLSFKLPPGGIVGVIGPNGAGKSTLFKMIMGKETPDSGAIRVGDTVKLGYVDQSRDQLDDKKNVWEEVSDGLDVIDLGGVEVNSRAYVGAFNFKGSDQQKKVGLLSGGERNRVHLAKMLRQGANCLLLDEPTNDLDVETLQALEEGLDGFPGSVVVISHDRWFLDRMATHILAFEGDSHVEWFEGDFSSYLEDKKRRLGPDAVEPKKLKFKKFQRD; encoded by the coding sequence ATGGCCGGTCAACAATACGTCTTCAACATGCAGGGCCTGACCAAGACCTATCCAGGCGGCAAGAAGGTATTCGAAAACATCCACCTGTCCTTCCTGCCAGACGCCAAGATCGGTGTCGTCGGCGTGAACGGTGCCGGTAAGTCCACCCTGCTGCGTATCATGGCGGGTCAGGACACCGAGTTTAATGGTGAGGCCAACCCGGCGCCCGGCACGAAGGTCGGCTACCTGCCACAGGAGCCAAAGCTCGATGAGAGCAAGACGGTGTTCGAGAACATCGCCTCGCAATGTCCTGAGAAACAGATCTTCGACAAGTTCAACGAAATCTCGATGAAGCTCGGTGAGGAATACACTGACGAGCTGATGGAAGAGATGACCGCCCTGCAGGAGCAGGTCGACCAGGCCGATGCATGGGACATCGATTCCAAGATCGAGATGGCGATGGTCGCCCTCGGCTGCCCTGAAGGCGATGCGCCTGTCACCAACCTGTCCGGCGGTGAAGTCCGCCGCGTCGCGATCTGCCAGCTGCTGCTGTCCAAGCCTGACATGATCCTGATGGACGAACCGACCAACCACCTCGATGCCGAGACGGTCGCCTGGCTGCAGAACTATCTCATCAACTTCCCGGGCTGCGTGATCCTCGTCACCCACGACCGCTACTTCCTCGATGAGATCACCGACTGGATCCTCGAGCTCGATCGTGGCCGCGGTGTTCCTTACAAGGGCAACTATTCCGACTGGGTCGAGCAGAAGGCCAAGCGGATGGAGCAGGAAGCCCGCGAGGATGCTGGCAAGAAACGCACGCTGGCAAAGGAACTCGAATGGGTCCGCGCTGGCGCCAAAGCCCGTCAGGCCAAATCCAAAGCACGTATCTCTGCCTATGAACAGCGCGCCTCCGAGGCGGAGCGTGAGAAAGTGTCCACGGCGCAGATCCGCATCCCGCCTGGCCCACGCCTTGGTAATATCGTCATTGAGGCCGAAGACCTTCGCAAAGCGTTCGGCAACAATCTTCTCATCGACGACCTGTCCTTCAAGCTGCCACCGGGCGGTATTGTCGGCGTGATCGGCCCGAACGGCGCTGGTAAATCGACCCTGTTCAAGATGATCATGGGCAAGGAAACGCCCGATAGCGGCGCGATCCGCGTCGGTGACACGGTGAAGCTCGGCTATGTCGACCAGTCCCGCGACCAGCTCGACGACAAGAAAAATGTCTGGGAAGAAGTGTCCGACGGCCTCGACGTCATCGACCTTGGCGGCGTCGAAGTGAACTCACGCGCCTATGTCGGTGCCTTCAACTTCAAGGGCTCTGACCAGCAGAAGAAAGTCGGCCTCCTGTCTGGCGGTGAGCGCAACCGCGTTCACCTTGCCAAGATGCTGCGCCAGGGCGCGAACTGCCTCCTGCTCGACGAACCGACCAACGACCTCGACGTGGAAACCCTGCAGGCGCTCGAAGAAGGCCTCGACGGCTTCCCGGGCTCCGTCGTGGTGATCTCGCACGATCGCTGGTTCCTCGACCGTATGGCGACCCACATCCTCGCCTTCGAAGGCGACAGCCATGTCGAATGGTTCGAAGGTGACTTCTCGTCCTATCTCGAAGACAAGAAGCGCCGTCTCGGCCCGGATGCGGTTGAGCCGAAGAAGCTCAAATTCAAGAAGTTCCAGCGCGACTAG